The following proteins come from a genomic window of Archocentrus centrarchus isolate MPI-CPG fArcCen1 chromosome 3, fArcCen1, whole genome shotgun sequence:
- the cskl gene encoding tyrosine-protein kinase CSK translates to MSGIHAPWTNGTECVAKYNFQTANEQDLPFCKGDVLTIIGVTRDPNWYRARNQVGREGTIPANYVQKREGVKSGGKLSLMPWFHGKITREQAERLLYPPETGLFLVRESTNYPGDYTLCVSCDGKVEHYRIIYHNGKLTIDEEEYFENLMQLVEHYTKDADGLCTRLIKPKLMEGTVAAQDEFSRSGWALNRKELKLLQTIGKGEFGDVMVGDYRGTKVAVKCIKNDATAQAFIAEASVMTQLRHNNLVQLLGVIVEESGSLYIVTEYMAKGSLVDYLRSRGRTVLGGDCLLKFSLDVCEAMEYLEANNFVHRDLAARNVLVSDDNIAKVSDFGLTKEASSIQDTAKLPVKWTSPEALREKRFSTKSDVWSYGILLWEIYSFGRVPYPRIPLKEVVPRVEKGYKMDAPDGCPPVVYDLMKQCWTLDSVMRPSFRMLREKLQHIRAKELYL, encoded by the exons ATGTCTGGGATCCAT GCACCATGGACAAATGGCACAGAGTGTGTAGCCAAGTATAACTTTCAGACTGCCAACGAACAGGACCTACCCTTCTGTAAAGGAGATGTACTGACCATCATCGGAGTCACGAGG GATCCTAACTGGTACAGGGCAAGGAACCAGGTGGGCAGAGAGGGCACCATCCCAGCTAACTATGTCCAGAAAAGGGAAGGCGTCAAGTCAGGAGGGAAACTCAGTCTTATGCC CTGGTTTCATGGGAAGATAACTCGGGAGCAAGCAGAGCGGCTCCTCTACCCTCCAGAGACGGGATTATTCCTGGTGCGGGAGAGCACCAACTATCCTGGCGATTACACCCTGTGCGTCAGCTGCGACGGCAAGGTGGAGCACTACCGCATCATCTACCACAATGGCAAACTCACCATCGATGAGGAGGAGTACTTTGAGAACCTTATGCAGCTGGTGGAG CACTACACCAAAGATGCCGATGGCCTTTGTACCAGGCTGATTAAACCCAAATTGATGGAGGGAACAGTGGCAGCGCAAGACGAATTCTCCAGGA GCGGCTGGGCCTTGAACCGAAAAGAGCTGAAACTCCTCCAGACTATTGGCAAAGGGGAGTTTGGAG ATGTGATGGTAGGAGACTACAGAGGGACCAAGGTGGCGGTCAAGTGCATCAAAAATGACGCTACAGCACAGGCTTTCATCGCTGAGGCTTCTGTCATGAC GCAGCTGAGGCACAACAACCTGGTGCAGTTGCTAGGGGTAATTGTGGAGGAGAGTGGCAGTCTCTATATTGTCACAGAATACATGGCTAAG GGCAGCCTAGTGGACTACCTCCGCTCTCGAGGGCGGACTGTTCTTGGTGGAGACTGCTTACTCAAGTTCTCACT TGACGTGTGTGAAGCCATGGAGTACCTGGAGGCCAATAACTTCGTCCACAGAGACCTGGCGGCTCGTAACGTGCTGGTTTCTGACGATAACATCGCCAAGGTCAGCGACTTCGGCCTCACCAAGGAGGCGTCCTCCATACAGGACACTGCAAAGCTGCCTGTCAAATGGACATCACCTGAAGCACTAAGAGAGAAG AGGTTTTCTACCAAGTCAGACGTCTGGAGTTATGGGATCCTACTGTGGGAGATCTACTCCTTTGGGCGTGTGCCTTACCCTAGAATT CCGTTGAAAGAAGTGGTGCCTCGGGTAGAGAAGGGGTACAAGATGGACGCCCCAGACGGCTGCCCGCCCGTGGTTTACGACCTGATGAAGCAGTGCTGGACCTTGGATTCCGTGATGCGGCCTTCCTTCCGCATGCTGAGGGAGAAGCTGCAGCATATCAGAGCCAAGGAGCTCTACCTGTGA